Within Deltaproteobacteria bacterium, the genomic segment CCAACAATTTCGGTATTAGTAATTTCACCACGAGCTATTACTCGACCATATTTTCGTCCTTTACGACCAATTTCTATACTTACTGTAACAGTGTCGCCGTCACTAATACCTGTTAGTGTTTGTGCAGGTAAAAATATATTAGCTTTAGCAGAAGGCTTGATGCGTAAATGTCCATTACCATCAGGATTAATTTTAACTACACCAGTTTTTAGTTGCGGATCTTTATAAGATTTATTGCGAGTAGATTTTAAACGATGTTGCAAAGAAGCATAACTTCGCTGGTGAGGTTTTCTTGCTTTTACAGGTATTCGTGTTCGTGCTTTAGGTTTTGCCATAATAGATTCTTAATGCAAATAGAATTACTAAAACAATTTTGGTTGTTGATATTTAAATTAATGAGGTGAACCTGATTTATTTTTGTCTGTATAAGAGTGTATCAACTCGAAGACTTCTAAAGGTAAAGTTAAGACAACCGTGTTAGCAGCGCTAGGGCCCAGACTATCAATAGTTTGTAAAGTGCGCAGTTGCATTGCCCCAGGGCTGGCGGCCATTTTAGCTGCCGCTTCAGCTAAAGCAGCAGCAGCTTGACGGTCACCATCTGCTTTTATTATCGTTGCGCGTTTTTCGCGTTCAGAAGAAGCTTGTCGTGACATCATCTTTTTAAGATCTTCAGGCACATCAATATCTTCGAGTTTGATAGCTTCAACATGCAGTCCCCATGACTGGCTGGCGGCGCTAACGTTTTTTTCTATTTCGCTTTCTAAACGTTCTTGATGACTGAGGAGTTCGTCAAGTGAGAGACGACCCACAACATCACGTAAAGTGGCTTGAGCGTACCTAGATATCGCTTGGCGATAGTCTTCTACTTCTAAGGCGGCAGCTTTAGCATCGCAAACTTCAAAAAAGATAACCCCGTTTACCATTACGGGCACGTTATCTTGGGTTATCGTTTGTTGACGAGAAATATCCACAGTTTGTACCCGCATTTCGACGAAAATTGGTGAGTCTATAGTAGGTATTAAAAAGCGTACTCCGGGTGGAGCCACTGTAACAAATCGGCCAAGTCGCAAAATGATCATTTGCTCCCATTGCGCTACGACTTTAACGCTTGCGGATAAAATCGAACCCAGCAAAATACCCAAAAGAGCTGGGACGGTAATTGCTATATAATTCTCAGAAGAAAAACCCAGCAATAACCCGATTACAATGCCAAGCAAAGAAGATAACACCAAGAGCAATTTAGAGACGGATGATGATGGTCGCATGGCAGCTATTTTTGCCTTATAATGCAGTAAACGACAACAATAATTTTGTTAATAAAAAAACAAATAAAATTACCATGATAGAATAATGAATAATGCGTGTATATTGGAAAGAAAATATATTAGTTTTAGTTTCTTTTTAACTTATAAGTAATAGTTTCATTTTGGTCTAATAGCGGTTGACGATAAGTCTTAAAATTAGGCATAGATACATTTCATTTATTTTACTTCTGGCAAACTCGCATCCGGTTCGCCAGTGACAACCAGAAACATTGTTTTGTGGATAAACGCAAAATGGATTTAACACTTATAACCGATAATTTAAAAGCTTTTTGGGCTCTTGTTGTTGATGTCTGGCAACAGGGTCTCTTTGGCGTGCAGATTGGTAAATTGATCA encodes:
- a CDS encoding SPFH domain-containing protein translates to MRPSSSVSKLLLVLSSLLGIVIGLLLGFSSENYIAITVPALLGILLGSILSASVKVVAQWEQMIILRLGRFVTVAPPGVRFLIPTIDSPIFVEMRVQTVDISRQQTITQDNVPVMVNGVIFFEVCDAKAAALEVEDYRQAISRYAQATLRDVVGRLSLDELLSHQERLESEIEKNVSAASQSWGLHVEAIKLEDIDVPEDLKKMMSRQASSEREKRATIIKADGDRQAAAALAEAAAKMAASPGAMQLRTLQTIDSLGPSAANTVVLTLPLEVFELIHSYTDKNKSGSPH